A stretch of the Ascaphus truei isolate aAscTru1 chromosome 4, aAscTru1.hap1, whole genome shotgun sequence genome encodes the following:
- the LOC142491852 gene encoding uncharacterized protein LOC142491852, which yields MLLLYIVAPGGHVSPEMEQVSSPGSASSTLLEEHHGDEDDEYDEDDATEETEIQSCDHEEVPIETVVPPNRPSTSTYDAIVASEGKIVDAENRRHSDMMTVLERMIGLQEETVSQLAHLHRVFIEVPKQLQKINTSFEALVVQQTQANYWRMTNVPQFNTSQPGSVHAGQFSPHSSDIHSPGPNVTGQVADIAVQVPDDILPLPSVQIQQQTPTKEATKTKQDTHETDQPSLVQCLPTCSHVSLGTSPVREQSLPKSPVGESLPKSPVGESLPKSPVGESLPKSPVGESLPKSPVGESLATSPVGESLATSPVGEQSLATSPAREVPEATQSGSVVPKVGGKRKRKIQETTSRPVTRSQKEQKK from the coding sequence aacatcatggtgatgaggatgatgagtatgatgaggatgacgccacagaagagactgaaatacaatcatgtgaccatgaagaggtgccaatagaaactgttgtaccgccaaatcgtccatcaacttccacatacgatgcaattgtagcttcagagggaaaaatagtggacgcagaaaatcgtcgccattcagacatgatgacagtgctggaaaggatgattggactgcaggaagaaacagtatcacaattggcacatctccacagagtcttcattgaagtgcctaaacagttgcaaaaaatcaacacctcattcgaagcattagttgttcagcaaacacaagctaattactggagaatgactaatgtaccacaattcaacacctcccagccaggatctgttcatgcaggtcagttttcaccacattcatctgatattcattcaccaggcccaaatgttaccggtcaagtagcagacattgctgtgcaggttcctgatgacatcctaccgctgccatctgtacaaattcagcagcagacacctacaaaggaggcgacaaaaacaaaacaagacacacatgaaacagaccaaccatcacttgtgcagtgtctaccaacttgctcacatgtgtcactgggcacaagccctgtccgtgaacagtcactacccaaaagccctgtaggtgagtcgctgcccaaaagccctgtaggtgagtcgctgcccaaaagccctgtaggtgaatcgctgcccaaaagccctgtaggtgaatcactgcccaaaagccctgtaggtgagtcactggccacaagccctgtaggtgagtcactggccacaagccccgtaggtgaacagtcactggccacaagccctgcccgtgaagtgccagaggccactcaaagtggctctgttgtgcctaaagttggtggcaaaagaaaaaggaaaattcaagagacaacaagcaggcctgttactcgctcgcaaaaggaacaaaaaaaataa